In a single window of the Terrirubrum flagellatum genome:
- a CDS encoding alpha/beta hydrolase, with amino-acid sequence MRSDISFSSDGATLRGWLFRPEQTGKRPAIVMAHGFSATKEMGLEPFAESFCAAGFVVIVYDHRNLGASDGAPRGEIDPWAQIRGYRDAITFAQALDCVDSARIGVWGSSYSGGHVIVVAAIDRRVGCVVANAPIISGSLSLAELMPKEIGPTVRAQCDADRLARFRGEKPTMIPVVATAPGGLCALPTSDSADFFLDLARRAPNWRNEVTLRSAEMIAEYEPGDYIHRVAPTPLMITVATRDALLPTKLTLEAFDRASSPKKLLKFECGHFDAYREPLLTPNCKAQRDWFLEHLAAGHA; translated from the coding sequence ATGCGAAGTGATATTTCCTTTTCGTCAGACGGCGCGACTTTGCGCGGCTGGCTGTTTCGACCTGAGCAAACGGGCAAGCGCCCGGCCATTGTGATGGCGCACGGTTTTTCCGCGACCAAGGAGATGGGTCTTGAGCCGTTCGCCGAATCCTTCTGCGCCGCGGGCTTCGTCGTCATCGTCTATGACCACCGCAATCTCGGCGCGAGCGACGGCGCGCCGCGCGGCGAGATCGATCCCTGGGCGCAAATCCGCGGCTATCGTGACGCGATCACCTTTGCGCAGGCGCTGGATTGCGTCGATTCCGCGCGCATCGGCGTGTGGGGATCGAGCTATTCCGGCGGGCATGTCATTGTCGTCGCGGCGATCGACCGGCGCGTCGGATGCGTGGTCGCCAATGCGCCGATCATCAGCGGCTCGCTCAGCCTTGCCGAATTGATGCCGAAGGAGATCGGGCCGACGGTCCGGGCGCAATGCGACGCCGATCGCCTCGCCCGTTTTCGCGGCGAGAAGCCGACGATGATCCCCGTGGTCGCAACGGCTCCCGGCGGCCTCTGCGCGCTGCCGACATCTGACAGCGCCGACTTCTTTCTCGATCTCGCCCGGCGCGCTCCCAACTGGCGCAACGAAGTCACGCTGCGGAGCGCCGAAATGATCGCGGAGTATGAGCCGGGCGACTATATCCATCGCGTCGCGCCGACGCCGCTGATGATCACGGTCGCGACGCGCGACGCGCTGCTGCCGACGAAGCTGACGCTCGAAGCGTTCGATCGCGCCTCATCGCCGAAGAAATTGCTGAAATTTGAGTGCGGCCATTTCGACGCCTATCGCGAGCCTTTGCTTACGCCGAACTGCAAGGCGCAACGCGATTGGTTCCTTGAACATCTCGCTGCGGGCCACGCGTGA